The following coding sequences are from one Salinicoccus sp. Bachu38 window:
- the ilvC gene encoding ketol-acid reductoisomerase, with amino-acid sequence MTKVFYDKDINKEALQGKKIAIVGYGSQGHAHAQNLRDSGYEVVVGLRPGKSHDKAKEDGFEVKAVADAVAEADVTMVLLPDENQPKVYEESIKDNMKPNSALAFAHGFNIHFNQVVPREDVDVFLVAPKGPGHLVRRTYEEEAGVPALYGIFQDVSGKATDVAMAYAAGIGAARAGVLETSFQEETETDLFGEQAVLCGGLTSLVKAGFETLTEAGYQPEVAYFECLHEMKLIVDLMYEGGMENMRYSISDTAQWGDFVSGPRVVNDETKARMKDVLTEIQNGKFAKGWILENQAGRPQFNAINNNEYNHPITKVGQDLRDLMPFVKQPVNDKKKEGKVHVTN; translated from the coding sequence ATGACTAAAGTATTCTATGACAAAGACATCAACAAAGAGGCGCTCCAAGGAAAGAAAATCGCAATCGTCGGCTACGGCTCCCAAGGACATGCACACGCCCAGAACTTGCGTGACAGCGGATACGAGGTCGTAGTCGGACTCAGACCAGGGAAATCCCATGACAAGGCCAAAGAGGATGGTTTCGAAGTGAAGGCAGTTGCTGATGCAGTCGCTGAAGCGGATGTCACAATGGTGCTGCTGCCGGATGAAAATCAGCCGAAGGTATATGAAGAAAGCATCAAGGACAACATGAAACCGAACAGTGCCCTCGCTTTCGCACATGGGTTCAACATCCACTTCAACCAGGTGGTGCCAAGAGAAGATGTCGACGTATTCCTTGTCGCTCCAAAAGGACCTGGCCACCTCGTAAGAAGAACGTATGAAGAGGAAGCCGGCGTGCCAGCACTATACGGCATCTTCCAGGATGTCTCCGGCAAAGCGACCGATGTTGCTATGGCATACGCTGCGGGCATCGGTGCTGCAAGAGCAGGGGTGCTTGAGACTTCATTCCAGGAAGAGACTGAAACGGATCTCTTCGGAGAACAGGCTGTATTATGCGGTGGTCTGACAAGCCTCGTAAAAGCAGGATTCGAAACATTGACGGAAGCCGGATACCAGCCTGAAGTGGCGTACTTCGAGTGTCTGCATGAAATGAAGCTCATCGTCGACCTCATGTATGAAGGCGGCATGGAGAACATGAGATATTCCATCTCCGACACTGCACAGTGGGGTGACTTCGTATCCGGACCACGCGTCGTGAATGATGAAACGAAGGCACGCATGAAAGACGTTCTGACAGAGATCCAGAACGGCAAGTTCGCCAAAGGCTGGATCCTTGAAAACCAGGCGGGACGTCCACAGTTCAATGCAATCAACAATAACGAATACAACCATCCGATTACAAAAGTCGGACAGGACCTGCGTGATCTGATGCCATTCGTCAAGCAGCCTGTCAATGACAAAAAGAAAGAAGGGAAAGTCCATGTCACGAATTAG
- a CDS encoding 2-isopropylmalate synthase: MSRIRIFDTTLRDGEQSPGVNLNKMEKLEIAKQLERLGVDVMEAGFPAASEGDFQAVKLIADTISNVSVTALARTRVEDIDRAYEALKNTPHPRIHIFLATSPIHMTYKLKMTPEQVIQQSVDMVKYAKEKFEEVEWSAEDATRSEWPFLAQVIEQVIDAGATVVNLPDTVGYTTPDEYGKMFKYMKENIPNINRVDLSCHCHNDLGMAAANTIAAIENGATQVEGTINGIGERAGNVALEEVAIALKIRSDRYNYETGLKLNEIKRSSDLVAKLTGMYVQANKAIVGRNAYAHESGIHQDGVLKNAETYEIITPELVGVSSNTLFMGKHSGRHAFKDKVKAFGVEMTDDEVKSAFKNFKTLTDHKREVTDDDIYTLIMEVKTDQSAMNKYTLETFQVNYGTQNITTATVALNTPDGETVQTAATGNGSVEALYRTISELINYDQKLLDYQINSVGGGKDALAESHVQLSVEGETVNGRGTAQDVIEASANAYINAVNRYILKTQAEKEEVVNR, encoded by the coding sequence ATGTCACGAATTAGGATATTTGATACGACCCTTCGGGATGGGGAGCAATCCCCAGGCGTGAATCTGAATAAGATGGAGAAACTTGAAATCGCAAAGCAGCTTGAGCGCCTTGGCGTGGATGTCATGGAGGCCGGCTTTCCAGCCGCCTCCGAAGGTGACTTCCAAGCAGTCAAGCTGATTGCGGATACTATCAGTAATGTTTCAGTAACAGCACTTGCCCGGACGAGAGTAGAGGATATCGATCGTGCCTATGAGGCTTTGAAAAATACACCCCACCCAAGAATCCATATTTTCCTGGCAACGTCCCCGATCCATATGACATACAAGCTGAAGATGACACCGGAACAGGTGATCCAGCAGTCGGTGGACATGGTGAAGTATGCAAAGGAGAAGTTCGAGGAAGTGGAATGGTCCGCAGAAGACGCGACCCGGTCGGAGTGGCCGTTTTTGGCACAGGTGATCGAGCAGGTCATCGATGCAGGGGCGACGGTCGTCAACCTTCCGGATACGGTAGGCTACACGACGCCCGATGAATACGGAAAGATGTTCAAGTATATGAAGGAAAACATTCCGAACATCAATCGCGTCGACCTGTCATGCCACTGCCATAACGACCTTGGGATGGCTGCAGCCAATACGATTGCCGCCATTGAGAATGGCGCGACCCAGGTCGAAGGTACCATCAATGGCATCGGCGAGCGTGCAGGGAATGTGGCACTTGAGGAAGTTGCGATTGCGCTGAAAATACGCAGCGACCGCTACAATTACGAAACAGGCCTGAAGCTCAATGAAATCAAACGCTCCAGTGACCTCGTAGCGAAACTTACCGGCATGTATGTGCAGGCGAACAAGGCGATTGTCGGCCGAAATGCATATGCACACGAATCCGGAATCCATCAGGATGGCGTGCTGAAGAATGCCGAGACATATGAAATCATCACACCAGAGCTTGTGGGCGTGTCATCCAACACACTGTTCATGGGCAAGCACTCTGGCCGTCATGCATTCAAGGACAAGGTCAAGGCCTTCGGTGTGGAAATGACGGATGATGAAGTCAAGTCGGCGTTCAAGAATTTCAAGACGCTCACCGACCATAAGCGGGAAGTGACGGATGACGACATCTATACACTGATCATGGAGGTCAAGACGGATCAGTCCGCCATGAACAAATATACGCTTGAGACATTCCAGGTCAATTATGGAACACAGAATATCACAACTGCCACAGTGGCACTCAACACTCCGGACGGTGAGACTGTCCAGACGGCCGCTACGGGAAATGGCAGTGTCGAAGCACTGTACCGTACCATTTCCGAACTGATCAACTACGACCAGAAACTGCTAGACTATCAGATCAATTCGGTCGGCGGCGGAAAGGATGCACTTGCAGAATCCCATGTACAGCTCTCTGTTGAAGGCGAGACGGTCAATGGACGGGGCACGGCACAGGATGTCATCGAAGCTTCGGCAAATGCATATATCAATGCGGTCAACAGGTACATCCTGAAAACCCAGGCAGAAAAAGAAGAGGTAGTTAATAGATAA
- the leuB gene encoding 3-isopropylmalate dehydrogenase — MRKQVILLPGDGVGREIMEGAKAVLNAIASEYNHEFIVHEHAIGGDAIDRYDTPLPEDTVKACKNADAILLGAVGGPKWDGMPAGKRPEKGLLGIRKSLGLFANLRPVQGFGPLVHASPLKTELVDGCDILIVRELTGGLYFGKPSGRSADGEEVVDTLRYTRSEIERIVEKGFEAARMRSGKLTSVDKANVLESSRMWREVVDEKAKDYPDVTVEHQLVDSAAMKLITNPKQFDVIVTENLFGDILSDEASVLTGSLGMLPSASLRTDGVGLYEPVHGSAPDIAGEGIVNPLGMILSTAMMLKYSFGMEEEAAEIERAVTECLEDGYHTRDLDVKGGKVVGTDEMVKRIIDNLSTKSISNAICSSYM, encoded by the coding sequence ATGAGAAAGCAAGTGATCCTGTTACCCGGTGACGGGGTTGGTCGGGAGATCATGGAAGGCGCAAAAGCAGTACTGAACGCCATAGCAAGTGAATACAATCATGAATTCATCGTCCATGAACATGCGATAGGCGGCGACGCCATCGACCGATATGACACACCATTGCCGGAGGATACGGTCAAAGCGTGCAAGAACGCGGATGCGATACTCCTCGGAGCTGTAGGCGGTCCGAAATGGGACGGTATGCCTGCTGGCAAAAGGCCTGAAAAAGGGCTGCTCGGCATCCGCAAGTCGCTTGGCCTTTTCGCGAACCTGCGGCCGGTGCAGGGGTTCGGCCCACTTGTCCATGCCTCTCCACTCAAAACCGAGCTTGTCGATGGCTGCGACATCCTCATTGTCCGTGAACTGACCGGAGGCCTTTATTTCGGGAAGCCGAGCGGACGGAGTGCCGATGGTGAAGAAGTCGTCGATACGCTGCGCTATACCCGGAGCGAAATCGAACGGATCGTGGAGAAAGGTTTCGAAGCTGCCCGGATGAGGAGTGGCAAGCTGACATCCGTCGATAAGGCGAATGTCCTTGAATCGAGCCGCATGTGGAGGGAAGTCGTCGATGAAAAGGCGAAGGACTATCCGGATGTGACGGTGGAACACCAGCTCGTCGATTCGGCAGCAATGAAACTGATCACAAACCCGAAGCAGTTCGATGTCATCGTCACTGAAAACCTGTTTGGCGACATTCTCAGTGATGAGGCCTCCGTACTCACCGGTTCGCTCGGAATGCTGCCCTCAGCAAGCCTGCGTACAGATGGTGTCGGCCTCTACGAACCGGTCCATGGATCGGCGCCGGATATTGCCGGGGAAGGCATAGTCAATCCGCTCGGCATGATTCTCTCCACCGCGATGATGCTCAAGTATTCATTCGGAATGGAAGAGGAGGCGGCCGAGATTGAACGGGCCGTCACAGAATGTCTCGAAGATGGGTATCATACACGCGATCTTGACGTAAAAGGCGGCAAGGTCGTCGGGACGGATGAGATGGTCAAACGGATCATTGACAATCTGTCCACGAAAAGTATTTCAAATGCAATCTGCAGCTCTTATATGTAA
- the leuC gene encoding 3-isopropylmalate dehydratase large subunit, with product MGKGKTVIEKIWETHVVHSQEEKPDLIYIDQHLVHEVTSPQAFEGLRLKNRKVRRPDLTYATMDHNVPTRNREVIKDEISKTQMETLRRNCEEFGITLADMHHPDQGIVHVIGPQLGLTQPGKTIVCGDSHTSTHGAFGALAFGIGTSEVEHVLATQTLMQSRPKTMNVKVNGNLPAGVTAKDLILAIIAKFGVKFGTGHVIEYTGEAIRNLSMEGRMTVCNMSIEGGARAGLISPDETTVEFLRGREYVPEGEAFDRKAAEWLELASDEDAEYDMTLEIDAEEVEPQVSWGTNPSMVVPISGMTPSVDSVDNKDEVSRALQYMGLEENQPITSIEVDHVFIGSCTNSRLPDLVNAANIVKGHKVKDGVRAIVVPGSFSVKLQAEELGIDEIFKDAGFEWRESGCSMCLAMNDDVVPAGGRCASTSNRNFEGRQGSGARTHLVSPEMAAVAAIEGNFTDVRKFQAGVPS from the coding sequence ATGGGAAAAGGAAAAACAGTAATTGAAAAAATCTGGGAAACTCACGTTGTCCATAGCCAGGAAGAGAAGCCGGACCTGATCTATATCGATCAGCATCTTGTGCACGAAGTGACTTCTCCCCAGGCATTTGAAGGACTCAGGCTCAAAAACCGCAAAGTGCGGCGTCCGGATCTGACATATGCCACTATGGACCACAATGTTCCGACGAGGAACAGGGAAGTCATCAAGGATGAAATCTCCAAAACTCAGATGGAGACATTGAGGAGGAACTGTGAGGAGTTCGGCATCACACTTGCTGACATGCACCACCCGGACCAGGGCATCGTACACGTCATCGGGCCTCAGCTCGGTCTGACCCAGCCGGGCAAGACGATCGTGTGCGGAGACAGCCATACCTCTACACATGGTGCTTTTGGAGCACTCGCTTTCGGCATCGGCACAAGTGAAGTCGAGCATGTACTGGCGACACAGACATTGATGCAGAGCCGCCCTAAGACGATGAACGTCAAGGTCAACGGCAATCTGCCTGCCGGAGTGACGGCAAAGGATCTTATCCTTGCCATCATCGCAAAATTCGGCGTCAAATTCGGGACCGGCCATGTCATCGAGTATACCGGAGAAGCGATCCGGAACCTGTCGATGGAAGGACGGATGACCGTCTGCAACATGTCGATCGAAGGCGGTGCACGTGCAGGGCTGATCAGCCCCGATGAAACGACCGTAGAATTTTTACGCGGCCGGGAATATGTACCGGAAGGTGAAGCCTTCGACCGTAAGGCAGCCGAGTGGCTCGAACTGGCTTCGGACGAAGATGCCGAATACGATATGACGCTTGAAATCGACGCAGAGGAAGTTGAACCGCAGGTATCATGGGGAACGAACCCGAGCATGGTCGTCCCGATCAGTGGCATGACACCTTCTGTCGATTCAGTCGACAACAAGGATGAAGTCAGCCGGGCCCTCCAGTACATGGGGCTCGAGGAGAACCAGCCGATCACTTCAATCGAAGTCGATCACGTATTCATCGGTTCCTGTACGAATTCAAGGCTCCCCGATCTGGTGAATGCCGCGAACATCGTCAAAGGACACAAGGTGAAGGATGGCGTGCGGGCAATCGTCGTTCCGGGTTCATTCAGCGTCAAACTTCAGGCGGAAGAGCTTGGCATTGATGAAATATTCAAGGATGCCGGTTTCGAATGGCGGGAATCCGGATGCAGCATGTGCCTTGCGATGAATGATGATGTCGTGCCGGCCGGAGGACGTTGCGCCTCCACTTCCAACCGGAACTTCGAGGGACGGCAGGGAAGCGGTGCACGCACCCACCTTGTCAGTCCGGAAATGGCAGCAGTGGCTGCAATAGAAGGCAATTTTACAGACGTCAGAAAATTCCAGGCCGGAGTGCCGAGTTAG
- the leuD gene encoding 3-isopropylmalate dehydratase small subunit, translating to MEAIKEHTGKVFPLDRSNVDTDQIIPKQFLKRVERTGFGQFVFHNWRFDDDGNPKPDFELDSPRYNDASILIAGENFGCGSSREHAPWALLDFGFKVIIAPSFADIFYNNAFKNGIILIKADEGQIEEWMEQAKDGTFHLHVDLENQTISDDGKRVPFDIPSYHKEKLLNGWDDIALTLLLDDKIREYEEKQAARA from the coding sequence ATGGAAGCGATCAAAGAACATACTGGGAAGGTCTTCCCGCTTGACCGCAGCAATGTGGATACGGACCAGATCATCCCCAAGCAATTTCTGAAGCGTGTGGAACGGACGGGTTTCGGCCAGTTCGTCTTCCACAACTGGCGCTTTGATGACGATGGAAATCCAAAGCCGGATTTCGAACTGGACAGCCCACGCTACAATGATGCATCCATTCTTATCGCCGGAGAAAACTTTGGGTGCGGCTCCTCCAGGGAGCATGCACCCTGGGCGCTGCTCGATTTCGGCTTCAAGGTCATTATTGCACCAAGTTTTGCCGATATATTCTACAACAATGCATTCAAGAACGGCATCATCCTGATCAAGGCGGATGAAGGACAGATTGAAGAATGGATGGAGCAGGCGAAGGATGGTACATTCCACCTGCATGTCGACCTTGAAAACCAGACGATTTCAGATGATGGAAAGCGTGTCCCATTCGATATTCCGTCCTACCATAAGGAGAAGCTCCTGAACGGATGGGACGACATCGCACTGACACTGCTGCTCGACGACAAGATCAGGGAATACGAGGAGAAGCAGGCTGCGAGAGCCTGA
- the ilvA gene encoding threonine ammonia-lyase produces the protein MDHIVHHTPLRTSATLDQRTKKNVYFKMENQQKTGAFKFRGASYKLMRLTQEQLACGVITASAGNHAQGLALAAHKLGVKATIYMAESTPEAKVQATRGYGANVVLTGESFQEAYEASLEHQKKCGATFVHPFDDYDIMAGQGTMALEMLEQESRIDTIIVPIGGGGLISGIAVAAKSLDPDIKVIGVQAASAAAMHTAYHQGVVEKLDKVSTIAEGIAVKQPGEKTLPIIQHYVDDVVTVSEAEIANAMVTMLERGKTLVEGAGAAALAGLLSHNDQIDSRHCGVIVSGGNFDIGKIAHVQSLANQLKPEKSNKTLVL, from the coding sequence TTGGATCATATTGTCCATCACACACCGTTACGTACGTCAGCTACATTGGACCAGCGCACAAAGAAAAATGTCTATTTCAAAATGGAGAACCAGCAGAAGACCGGTGCCTTCAAATTCAGGGGAGCAAGCTACAAACTCATGCGTCTGACGCAGGAACAGCTGGCATGCGGGGTAATCACCGCCTCTGCGGGCAATCATGCACAGGGACTGGCTTTGGCAGCCCATAAGCTCGGAGTAAAAGCGACGATCTACATGGCTGAGTCGACACCTGAAGCGAAAGTCCAGGCAACGAGAGGGTATGGCGCCAATGTCGTACTTACAGGAGAAAGTTTCCAGGAGGCCTACGAAGCATCACTTGAACATCAGAAAAAATGCGGTGCAACTTTTGTCCATCCTTTCGACGATTATGACATCATGGCCGGACAGGGAACGATGGCCCTCGAAATGCTGGAGCAGGAAAGCAGGATCGATACGATCATCGTACCGATCGGCGGCGGCGGACTCATCAGTGGCATCGCAGTCGCAGCGAAATCCCTGGATCCGGATATCAAGGTGATCGGTGTACAGGCAGCATCTGCTGCGGCGATGCACACTGCATATCACCAGGGCGTCGTGGAAAAGCTGGACAAGGTCTCCACCATTGCAGAAGGCATAGCCGTAAAGCAGCCGGGCGAAAAGACACTCCCGATCATCCAGCATTATGTCGATGATGTGGTTACAGTGAGCGAAGCAGAAATTGCAAACGCCATGGTCACTATGCTCGAACGTGGCAAGACATTGGTCGAAGGTGCTGGTGCAGCTGCATTGGCGGGATTATTGTCACATAATGATCAGATAGATTCCAGACATTGTGGAGTAATCGTCAGCGGCGGCAATTTCGACATCGGCAAGATTGCCCATGTCCAGTCGCTCGCAAATCAGTTGAAACCCGAAAAGTCCAACAAGACCCTGGTATTGTAA
- a CDS encoding YktB family protein: MPKYHFTKDDFKVFDIEGLEPRMDALKTTIRPKLENLGEYFSEYLTEITGDEHFAHVAKHARRKVNPPDDTWVSFSTNPKGYKMMPHFQIGLFGDHAFCMYGIIYESPEKAAVAERWLDQIEEIRSIPEDYVVSLNHMRPEKTPLREMSEEDLESALIRLRDVKKGEFLVGKKYLPSNSVLTRDDIFIKELETVLQELVRLY; encoded by the coding sequence ATGCCCAAGTACCATTTTACCAAAGACGATTTTAAAGTATTCGATATCGAAGGCCTCGAACCGAGAATGGACGCACTCAAGACAACCATCCGGCCGAAGCTCGAGAACCTCGGGGAATACTTCAGCGAGTACCTGACAGAGATCACCGGCGATGAGCATTTCGCACACGTTGCCAAGCATGCAAGGCGCAAGGTCAATCCACCGGACGATACGTGGGTGAGCTTCAGCACCAATCCGAAAGGATACAAGATGATGCCCCATTTCCAGATCGGCCTTTTTGGCGACCATGCATTCTGCATGTATGGCATCATCTATGAATCTCCCGAGAAGGCCGCAGTCGCGGAAAGATGGCTCGACCAGATCGAAGAGATCCGTTCCATACCCGAGGATTATGTCGTCTCCCTCAACCATATGAGGCCGGAGAAGACACCACTCAGGGAGATGAGCGAGGAAGATCTTGAATCAGCGCTCATAAGATTGCGGGACGTCAAAAAGGGCGAGTTCCTCGTCGGCAAGAAATACCTGCCTTCAAACAGTGTGCTCACCCGTGACGACATTTTCATCAAAGAGCTCGAAACTGTCCTCCAGGAGCTCGTCCGTCTATATTAG
- a CDS encoding inositol monophosphatase family protein has product MEIYEFGQRLIREAGDFVRLRMKKDFRIDAKLNPNDLVTDVDRETETYIYDRILEKYPDHHIIGEEGHGTDIEDTEGVLWIVDPIDGTLNFVHQLQNFAVSIGVYIDGRPHCGMILDVMNDHLYHAKAGEGAFKDDIRLAPLEDTDLAHSLVSLNSNWVIKDEIGPAFTKVVKEARSTRSYGSAALDLAFTATGIVSATLFYRLHPWDYAAGMIIISEVGGRTTNLLGEEIDILKKDSILAGNRALHGELVEYFDSDESFIAAHRRAHGEK; this is encoded by the coding sequence ATGGAAATATACGAGTTTGGACAACGTTTGATAAGGGAGGCTGGAGATTTCGTCCGGCTGCGCATGAAAAAGGATTTCCGTATAGATGCAAAATTGAATCCGAATGATCTTGTGACGGACGTGGACCGCGAGACTGAAACATATATATACGACCGTATACTGGAAAAATACCCTGATCACCATATCATCGGTGAGGAAGGGCATGGCACGGATATCGAAGATACCGAAGGGGTTCTCTGGATCGTGGATCCGATTGACGGGACATTGAATTTTGTGCATCAGCTTCAGAACTTTGCAGTTTCAATCGGCGTCTATATAGATGGCAGACCGCATTGCGGAATGATACTCGATGTAATGAATGACCATCTCTATCACGCGAAGGCAGGGGAGGGGGCATTCAAGGATGACATCCGGCTGGCACCGCTCGAGGATACCGACCTTGCCCATTCCCTCGTCAGCCTGAATTCAAATTGGGTGATCAAGGATGAAATCGGACCGGCCTTCACAAAAGTAGTCAAAGAAGCACGCAGTACACGCTCATACGGATCTGCGGCACTCGATTTGGCATTCACCGCAACAGGGATAGTAAGTGCGACACTCTTCTATCGCCTGCACCCATGGGACTATGCTGCGGGAATGATCATCATTTCGGAAGTCGGGGGCAGAACGACGAATCTGCTGGGTGAAGAGATCGATATATTGAAAAAGGATAGCATATTGGCAGGAAACCGGGCGCTGCATGGAGAGCTTGTGGAATATTTCGATTCCGATGAATCGTTCATTGCAGCTCACAGGCGCGCGCATGGTGAAAAATAA